A genomic window from Salvelinus namaycush isolate Seneca chromosome 5, SaNama_1.0, whole genome shotgun sequence includes:
- the LOC120047183 gene encoding annexin A2-like, producing the protein MEALQKSMQNTPPKASSHVMWWGTLGTVRPFPNFNSEKDARDIQTALESKDRDMNTLVRILTNRNNAQRQSIAESYHNLTQKELCPALKKALSGGPEQLMLGLMMTPSQFDAHRLRQTMEGIGTDEESLLAVLCTKSPQQLKDATIAYKQEFGRYLENDLISETSKDFTKLVLAILKKEELNSKEMVDDQLIDQDVKVSVLPQSPKLPPESSFN; encoded by the exons ATGGAAGCTCTGCAGAAGTCTATGCAAAATACCCCTCCCAAAGCCAGT TCTCATGTGATGTGGTGGGGTACACTGGGCACTGTGCGACCCTTCCCCAACTTCAACTCAGAGAAGGATGCGCGCGACATTCAAACTGCCTTGGAGAGCAAAG ACAGAGACATGAACACTCTGGTGAGAATCCTGACCAATCGAAACAATGCTCAGAGACAGAGCATCGCAGAGTCCTACCATAACCTCACACAGAAG GAGTTATGTCCTGCCCTGAAGAAAGCTCTGTCAGGTGGGCCGGAGCAACTCATGCTGGGGCTGATGATGACCCCCTCTCAGTTTGACGCCCATCGCCTCAGACAGACCATGGAG GGTATTGGTACAGATGAAGAGAGTCTATTGGCTGTGTTGTGTACCAAATCACCACAGCAGCTTAAAGATGCCACTATTGCCTACAAACAGG AGTTTGGACGTTACTTGGAGAATGATCTTATCAGTGAGACTAGTAAAGACTTCACTAAGCTGGTACTGGCCATACTCAAG AAGGAGGAGCTGAATTCAAAGGAGATGGTTGATGATCAGCTCATTGACCAGGATGTTAAGGTGAGTGTTCTTCCTCAAAGCCCAAAATTACCTCCAGAAAGTTCCTTCAA
- the LOC120048461 gene encoding rho guanine nucleotide exchange factor 2-like isoform X1, producing MSRVTEPLPKTRQERMKEINLRNKEKERMKEREKEAREREARYSNGHLFTSLTVSATTLCSACNKSITAKEALSCPTCNVTIHNRCRDTLANCAKMKQRQQKLALVRNSSALPNVALRTKTPMMKERPSSAIYPSDSLRQSLLGSRRVRSGLSLSKSVSTQNLAGNLNDDSPLGLRRILSQSTDSLNFRNRAMSMESLNDEGEVYYAAMLEELEREGKDFEADSWSRAVDPSYLQTHRKDVIKRQDVIYELIQTEFHHVRTLRIMEGVFRQGMLDEVLLEPGVAHAVFPCLEQLMALHTRFLSQLMTRRTHSLAPGSSTNFTINQLGDILTEQFSGQCADEMRKAYAEFCSRHPKAVKLYKELLARDKRFQHFIRRVSRGPLLRRHGIQECILLVTQRITKYPVLIQRILDNTKGSEEEAQSLAQSLSLIRDLLSSVDQQVAELERTQRLQEIRARLDPRAQAEVRGGGVFRGGELLRRTLLHEGTLLWKTQGSRLKDVQVLLMTDILVFMQEKDQKYLFPCIDKPAVLSLKNLIVRDIANQERGMFLISDSTPPEMYELHGASRDDRNNWMRLIQQTVSSCPSREDFPLIETEDKALLRRLRADIQQKDREVLELLQERVTLFSDLAEVTGGGQEVTPPTNSRNIFRADTPYAPQAEYLLTDAISEVDRLSELLLGSNIELPKSNGSTNGTNGDQNNKGAPVSNGDSISVNRTHEIKGSPASKDRNGNQLQDRPLNEEVCQRLVNLGAHLHSLQAAVIHQDSVLELRLHEGTGPASSGSPTPTPTPPNSFPRLCRSMSRDTGLDAGTVAAMAEMAMLQKQHDLLQEEVVRLRPLEAKLRESERARAQLEQQIRDNKGRRGRRGRRGSRGSNEDIVVDVTALEQAPAKRRGSGDGEPSPVAPLACQEPVDQLDGVQEGSEEEEEESEEEADVVKVSPRSDSPRDLQDIPEESECGPEAQESKG from the exons AACAAAGAGAAGGAGCggatgaaggagagggagaaggaggcgCGGGAGCGGGAGGCGCGCTACAGCAACGGCCACCTCTTCACTTCCCTCACCGTGTCTGCCACCACCCTCTGTTCCGCCTGCAACAAGAGCATCACCGCTAAAGAGGCCCTCAGCTGCCCCA CCTGCAATGTCACCATCCACAACCGCTGTCGAGACACACTGGCCAACTGTGCCAAGATGAAACAAAGG CAACAGAAGCTAGCCCTGGTGAGGAACAGCTCCGCGCTGCCGAACGTAGCTCTGAGGACCAAAA ccCCTATGATGAAGGAGCGGCCCAGCTCAGCCATCTATCCGTCCGACAGTCTCCGTCAGTCCCTGCTGGGCTCCCGCCGTGTCCGCTCTGGCCTCTCCCTCTCCAAGAGTGTCTCCACACAAAACCTCGCAGG GAATCTGAATGACGACTCACCGTTGGGGCTGCGGAGGATCCTGTCTCAGTCCACAGACTCCCTGAACTTCAGAAACAGAGCCATGTCCATGGAGTCCCTCAACGACGAGGGGGAGGTGTACTATGCTGCCATGTTGGAGGagctggagagggaggggaaggactTTGAGGCTGACTCATGGAGCCGGGCCGTAGACCCCTCCTACCTGCAGACGCACCGCAAAGACGTCATCAAGAGACAAGACGTCATCTATG AGCTGATCCAGACAGAGTTCCACCACGTGAGGACCCTGCGGATCATGGAGGGGGTGTTCCGGCAGGGCATGTTGGACGAGGTGCTGTTGGAGCCGGGCGTTGCGCACGCTGTCTTCCCCTGTCTGGAGCAGCTGATGGCGCTACACACACGTTTCCTTTCCCAGCTTATGACACGACGCACACACAGCCTGGCCCCCGGTAGCAGTACTAACTTTACTATCAACCAACTGGGGGATATACTGACTGAACAG TTCTCAGGTCAGTGTGCAGATGAGATGAGGAAAGCCTATGCTGAGTTTTGCAGCCGCCACCCCAAAGCTGTGAAACTGTACAAGGAACTGCTGGCCAGAGACAAGAGGTTTCAGCACTTCATACGG AGGGTAAGCCGGGGGCCCCTGCTGCGTCGCCATGGCATCCAGGAGTGCATCCTGCTGGTGACTCAACGCATCACCAAATACCCTGTCCTCATCCAGCGCATCCTGGACAACACCAAGG gcaGTGAAGAGGAGGCCCAGTCCTTAGCCCAGTCCCTGTCCCTGATCCGGGACTTGTTGAGCTCTGTGGACCAGCAGGTGGCAGAGCTGGAGCGGACCCAGAGGCTTCAGGAGATCAGGGCTAGATTGGACCCCCGGGCCCAGGCAGAGGTCAGGGGAGGAGGGGTGTTCAGGGGAGGGGAGCTGCTCCGCAGGACGCTCCTCCACGAGGGAACGCTGCTGTGGAAGACGCAAGGATCCAGACTCAAAG ACGTGCAGGTCCTGCTGATGACAGACATCCTGGTGTTCATGCAGGAGAAGGACCAGAAGTATTTATTCCCCTGCATA gACAAGCCTGCAGTGTTGTCTCTGAAGAACCTGATCGTGAGGGACATAGCCAATCAGGAGCGAGGGATGTTCCTgatcagtgactcaaccccccCAGAGATGTACGAGCTGCACGGCGCCTCACGAGACGACAGGAACAACTGGATGAGACTCATACAGCAGACAGTCAGCAG ctgtCCGTCCAGAGAGGACTTCCCCCTGATAGAGACAGAGGACAAGGCCTTACTGCGCCGACTCAGAG CTGACATCCAGCAGAAGGACAGAGAGGTGCTGGAGCTCCTCCAGGAGAGAGTGACTCTGTTCTCTGACCTGGCTGAGGtcactggtgggggtcaggaggtCACACCCCCCACCAACTCTAGGAACATCTTCCGGGCCGACACCCCCTACGCACCCCAGGCGGAATACCTACTCACCGACGCCATCTCAGAGG TTGACAGGCTGAGTGAGTTGCTGCTGGGCTCCAACATAGAGCTTCCCAAGTCCAACGGTAGCACCAACGGTACCAATGGTGACCAGAACAACAAAGGGGCGCCAGTGAGCA ATGGAGATTCGATCTCAGTCAACAGGACTCATGAAATCAAAGGAAGTCCAGCGTCCAAG GACAGAAATGGTAACCAGCTACAGGACAGACCCCTAAATGAGGAGGTGTGTCAGAGGCTTGTGAACCTCGGTGCTCATCTCCACTCTCTACAG gcCGCCGTCATTCACCAAGACTCTGTCCTCGAGCTCCGCCTCCATGAGGGCACAGGCCCTGCCTCCTCAGGTTCCCCCACTCCCACCCCCACTCCTCCAAACTCCTTCCCCAGGCTGTGCCGTTCCATGTCACGTGACACAGGTCTGGATGCGGGCACGGTGGCAGCCATGGCGGAGATGGCCATGCTCCAGAAGCAGCATGATCTGCTGCAGGAGGAGGTGGTGAGGCTGCGCCCCCTGGAGGCCAAGctaagggagagcgagagggccCGGGCTCAGCTGGAGCAGCAGATCAGGGACAATAAAGGCAGGAGGGGCAGGAGGGGCAGGAGAGGCAGCAGAGGCAGCAACGAAGACATTGTGGTGGATGTTACAGCCTTAGAGCAG GCTCCCGCTAAAAGGAGAGGAAGTGGTGATGGCGAGCCCAGCCCTGTCGCCCCATTGGCCTGTCAAGAACCAGTGGACCAATTGGACGGCGTACAGGAAGGcagtgaggaggaagaggaggagtcagaggaagaggcgGATGTAGTGAAGGTTTCACCACGCTCCGACAGTCCAAGAG atctccaggatATCCCGGAGGAGAGCGAGTGCGGACCGGAAGCGCAGGAATCCAAAGGCTGA
- the LOC120048461 gene encoding rho guanine nucleotide exchange factor 2-like isoform X2: protein MAGQRKNKEKERMKEREKEAREREARYSNGHLFTSLTVSATTLCSACNKSITAKEALSCPTCNVTIHNRCRDTLANCAKMKQRQQKLALVRNSSALPNVALRTKTPMMKERPSSAIYPSDSLRQSLLGSRRVRSGLSLSKSVSTQNLAGNLNDDSPLGLRRILSQSTDSLNFRNRAMSMESLNDEGEVYYAAMLEELEREGKDFEADSWSRAVDPSYLQTHRKDVIKRQDVIYELIQTEFHHVRTLRIMEGVFRQGMLDEVLLEPGVAHAVFPCLEQLMALHTRFLSQLMTRRTHSLAPGSSTNFTINQLGDILTEQFSGQCADEMRKAYAEFCSRHPKAVKLYKELLARDKRFQHFIRRVSRGPLLRRHGIQECILLVTQRITKYPVLIQRILDNTKGSEEEAQSLAQSLSLIRDLLSSVDQQVAELERTQRLQEIRARLDPRAQAEVRGGGVFRGGELLRRTLLHEGTLLWKTQGSRLKDVQVLLMTDILVFMQEKDQKYLFPCIDKPAVLSLKNLIVRDIANQERGMFLISDSTPPEMYELHGASRDDRNNWMRLIQQTVSSCPSREDFPLIETEDKALLRRLRADIQQKDREVLELLQERVTLFSDLAEVTGGGQEVTPPTNSRNIFRADTPYAPQAEYLLTDAISEVDRLSELLLGSNIELPKSNGSTNGTNGDQNNKGAPVSNGDSISVNRTHEIKGSPASKDRNGNQLQDRPLNEEVCQRLVNLGAHLHSLQAAVIHQDSVLELRLHEGTGPASSGSPTPTPTPPNSFPRLCRSMSRDTGLDAGTVAAMAEMAMLQKQHDLLQEEVVRLRPLEAKLRESERARAQLEQQIRDNKGRRGRRGRRGSRGSNEDIVVDVTALEQAPAKRRGSGDGEPSPVAPLACQEPVDQLDGVQEGSEEEEEESEEEADVVKVSPRSDSPRDLQDIPEESECGPEAQESKG from the exons AACAAAGAGAAGGAGCggatgaaggagagggagaaggaggcgCGGGAGCGGGAGGCGCGCTACAGCAACGGCCACCTCTTCACTTCCCTCACCGTGTCTGCCACCACCCTCTGTTCCGCCTGCAACAAGAGCATCACCGCTAAAGAGGCCCTCAGCTGCCCCA CCTGCAATGTCACCATCCACAACCGCTGTCGAGACACACTGGCCAACTGTGCCAAGATGAAACAAAGG CAACAGAAGCTAGCCCTGGTGAGGAACAGCTCCGCGCTGCCGAACGTAGCTCTGAGGACCAAAA ccCCTATGATGAAGGAGCGGCCCAGCTCAGCCATCTATCCGTCCGACAGTCTCCGTCAGTCCCTGCTGGGCTCCCGCCGTGTCCGCTCTGGCCTCTCCCTCTCCAAGAGTGTCTCCACACAAAACCTCGCAGG GAATCTGAATGACGACTCACCGTTGGGGCTGCGGAGGATCCTGTCTCAGTCCACAGACTCCCTGAACTTCAGAAACAGAGCCATGTCCATGGAGTCCCTCAACGACGAGGGGGAGGTGTACTATGCTGCCATGTTGGAGGagctggagagggaggggaaggactTTGAGGCTGACTCATGGAGCCGGGCCGTAGACCCCTCCTACCTGCAGACGCACCGCAAAGACGTCATCAAGAGACAAGACGTCATCTATG AGCTGATCCAGACAGAGTTCCACCACGTGAGGACCCTGCGGATCATGGAGGGGGTGTTCCGGCAGGGCATGTTGGACGAGGTGCTGTTGGAGCCGGGCGTTGCGCACGCTGTCTTCCCCTGTCTGGAGCAGCTGATGGCGCTACACACACGTTTCCTTTCCCAGCTTATGACACGACGCACACACAGCCTGGCCCCCGGTAGCAGTACTAACTTTACTATCAACCAACTGGGGGATATACTGACTGAACAG TTCTCAGGTCAGTGTGCAGATGAGATGAGGAAAGCCTATGCTGAGTTTTGCAGCCGCCACCCCAAAGCTGTGAAACTGTACAAGGAACTGCTGGCCAGAGACAAGAGGTTTCAGCACTTCATACGG AGGGTAAGCCGGGGGCCCCTGCTGCGTCGCCATGGCATCCAGGAGTGCATCCTGCTGGTGACTCAACGCATCACCAAATACCCTGTCCTCATCCAGCGCATCCTGGACAACACCAAGG gcaGTGAAGAGGAGGCCCAGTCCTTAGCCCAGTCCCTGTCCCTGATCCGGGACTTGTTGAGCTCTGTGGACCAGCAGGTGGCAGAGCTGGAGCGGACCCAGAGGCTTCAGGAGATCAGGGCTAGATTGGACCCCCGGGCCCAGGCAGAGGTCAGGGGAGGAGGGGTGTTCAGGGGAGGGGAGCTGCTCCGCAGGACGCTCCTCCACGAGGGAACGCTGCTGTGGAAGACGCAAGGATCCAGACTCAAAG ACGTGCAGGTCCTGCTGATGACAGACATCCTGGTGTTCATGCAGGAGAAGGACCAGAAGTATTTATTCCCCTGCATA gACAAGCCTGCAGTGTTGTCTCTGAAGAACCTGATCGTGAGGGACATAGCCAATCAGGAGCGAGGGATGTTCCTgatcagtgactcaaccccccCAGAGATGTACGAGCTGCACGGCGCCTCACGAGACGACAGGAACAACTGGATGAGACTCATACAGCAGACAGTCAGCAG ctgtCCGTCCAGAGAGGACTTCCCCCTGATAGAGACAGAGGACAAGGCCTTACTGCGCCGACTCAGAG CTGACATCCAGCAGAAGGACAGAGAGGTGCTGGAGCTCCTCCAGGAGAGAGTGACTCTGTTCTCTGACCTGGCTGAGGtcactggtgggggtcaggaggtCACACCCCCCACCAACTCTAGGAACATCTTCCGGGCCGACACCCCCTACGCACCCCAGGCGGAATACCTACTCACCGACGCCATCTCAGAGG TTGACAGGCTGAGTGAGTTGCTGCTGGGCTCCAACATAGAGCTTCCCAAGTCCAACGGTAGCACCAACGGTACCAATGGTGACCAGAACAACAAAGGGGCGCCAGTGAGCA ATGGAGATTCGATCTCAGTCAACAGGACTCATGAAATCAAAGGAAGTCCAGCGTCCAAG GACAGAAATGGTAACCAGCTACAGGACAGACCCCTAAATGAGGAGGTGTGTCAGAGGCTTGTGAACCTCGGTGCTCATCTCCACTCTCTACAG gcCGCCGTCATTCACCAAGACTCTGTCCTCGAGCTCCGCCTCCATGAGGGCACAGGCCCTGCCTCCTCAGGTTCCCCCACTCCCACCCCCACTCCTCCAAACTCCTTCCCCAGGCTGTGCCGTTCCATGTCACGTGACACAGGTCTGGATGCGGGCACGGTGGCAGCCATGGCGGAGATGGCCATGCTCCAGAAGCAGCATGATCTGCTGCAGGAGGAGGTGGTGAGGCTGCGCCCCCTGGAGGCCAAGctaagggagagcgagagggccCGGGCTCAGCTGGAGCAGCAGATCAGGGACAATAAAGGCAGGAGGGGCAGGAGGGGCAGGAGAGGCAGCAGAGGCAGCAACGAAGACATTGTGGTGGATGTTACAGCCTTAGAGCAG GCTCCCGCTAAAAGGAGAGGAAGTGGTGATGGCGAGCCCAGCCCTGTCGCCCCATTGGCCTGTCAAGAACCAGTGGACCAATTGGACGGCGTACAGGAAGGcagtgaggaggaagaggaggagtcagaggaagaggcgGATGTAGTGAAGGTTTCACCACGCTCCGACAGTCCAAGAG atctccaggatATCCCGGAGGAGAGCGAGTGCGGACCGGAAGCGCAGGAATCCAAAGGCTGA